One Cellulomonas soli DNA window includes the following coding sequences:
- a CDS encoding phage holin family protein — MTGQPASPGPSSSPSGSAPTGSRADGATATAAGAAGADGSAAERTIGRLLSDLSEQVSRLVRAEIELAKAEITGRAQQAGIGAGLLVAAGVLALYVLGAAVATAIIGLATVLPAWLASLVVTLVLLVVTAILGAIGARQVQRANPPSPTRATEQMRTTVDVLKAVVTEGER, encoded by the coding sequence ATGACAGGCCAACCGGCCTCACCGGGTCCGTCGTCGAGCCCGTCCGGGAGCGCTCCGACGGGCTCCCGGGCCGACGGGGCGACGGCGACCGCCGCCGGGGCTGCCGGGGCTGACGGCTCGGCGGCCGAGCGCACGATCGGACGACTGCTGAGCGACCTCAGCGAGCAGGTGTCCCGCCTGGTGCGCGCCGAGATCGAGCTCGCCAAGGCGGAGATCACCGGACGGGCGCAGCAGGCCGGCATCGGAGCAGGGCTGCTCGTCGCTGCCGGGGTCCTCGCGCTCTACGTGCTCGGCGCCGCCGTCGCGACCGCGATCATCGGCCTGGCCACGGTCCTCCCCGCCTGGCTCGCCTCGCTCGTCGTCACCCTCGTGCTCCTGGTGGTCACCGCGATCCTCGGTGCGATCGGCGCGCGGCAGGTGCAACGCGCGAACCCGCCCTCCCCCACCCGTGCCACGGAGCAGATGCGCACCACGGTGGACGTCCTCAAGGCCGTCGTGACAGAAGGTGAGCGCTGA
- a CDS encoding DUF3618 domain-containing protein, giving the protein MGQPTDDAKDRKASASTPFSTPRMVEIEAELERARAELAATVDELTDRLDPRTQAARAAEQGRKVVRDAFGSGVPVADRRRALKAVAVVAAALGVVVVLAARRRR; this is encoded by the coding sequence ATGGGCCAGCCGACGGACGACGCGAAGGACCGCAAGGCATCCGCGAGCACGCCGTTCTCGACGCCTCGCATGGTCGAGATCGAGGCGGAGCTGGAGCGCGCGCGTGCCGAGCTCGCCGCGACGGTCGACGAGCTGACCGACCGGCTCGACCCGCGCACGCAGGCCGCACGTGCGGCGGAGCAGGGTCGCAAGGTCGTCCGGGACGCCTTCGGTTCCGGGGTGCCCGTGGCCGACCGCAGGCGCGCGCTGAAGGCCGTCGCCGTCGTGGCCGCCGCTCTGGGCGTGGTCGTCGTCCTCGCCGCCCGACGCCGCCGCTGA
- a CDS encoding BldC family transcriptional regulator yields MSAQHPEPEMLLTPSEVATLFRVDPKTVTRWAKAGKLTSIRTLGGHRRYREAEVRDLLGGIPQQREADR; encoded by the coding sequence ATGTCCGCACAGCACCCCGAGCCCGAGATGCTCCTGACCCCGTCAGAGGTCGCGACACTCTTCCGGGTCGACCCCAAGACCGTCACCCGCTGGGCCAAGGCCGGCAAGCTGACCTCGATCCGCACGCTCGGCGGCCACCGTCGCTACCGCGAGGCCGAGGTTCGGGACCTGCTCGGCGGGATCCCTCAGCAGCGCGAAGCCGACCGCTGA
- a CDS encoding DUF3073 domain-containing protein, with protein MGRGRQKAKQTKVARELKYFSPDTNYRALEQELSSHGHNDLVTDTRRSPVDTNDDDVDDWGRWSDDDR; from the coding sequence ATGGGGCGCGGCCGTCAGAAGGCTAAGCAGACGAAGGTCGCCCGGGAGCTGAAGTACTTCAGCCCGGACACCAACTACAGGGCTCTCGAGCAGGAGCTCTCGTCGCACGGCCACAACGATCTCGTGACCGACACGCGGCGAAGCCCGGTCGACACGAACGACGACGACGTGGACGACTGGGGGCGCTGGTCCGACGACGACCGCTAG